ATATTCCTGTTCTTGGACTCTGCTACGGTCACTACATCGTTCAGCTTGGTTACAACGGTAAGGTTGGAAAAGGTGAAGTTGGCGAGTTCGGTTTTGCTACTCTTCGTTTTGCAGACGGTGTTGGTGGAGCTGACAGCAAGTGTCCGCTTTTCAAAGGCATTGAAGGTGAACAGCAGGTTTGGATGAGCCATCAGGATACAGTTTTCCAGATGGGTGATGGTTTTGAAATGGTCGGTAACACAAAAGACTGTCCTTTTGCCGCAACTCAGAATCTTGCTAAAAAACGTTTTTCACTTCAGTTCCACTGTGAAGTAAAAGACACTCCTTGTGGAAATCAGATTTTCCAGAACTTTGCAGATTTCTGTGGCATGCAGAAAAACTGGGATCAGGACACAGTATTAAATATCATTCTTGAAAATATTAAAAAGGATGCAGACGGACGTAACGTTCTTCTCTTCCTCAGCGGTGGCGTAGACTCAACAATTACCTTTGCTCTTTTGAATAAAGCACTCGGCCAGGACCGCGTTCTTGGACTTCATATTGATAACGGCTTTATGCGTAAAAACGAAAGCCACAACGTTGCAGAAGCTTACCGCAAGTTCGGCTTTACAAACTTCATCGTAGAAGATGCAAGCGAGAGCTTCCTCAAAGCAATTGCAGGACTTACAGATCCTCAGAAAAAACGAATGGCTGTTGGTGAAAACTTTATTACAGTTCGTAACGAAGTAACAGCCCGCCAGAATCTTGATGACAGCTGGCTTCTCGCTCAGGGAACACTCTATCCGGATATTATTGAATCGGGTGGAACAAAGAACTCTCATACAATCAAAACCCATCATAACCGTGTTGCTGGTATTCAGGAACTTATTGCTAAAGGACTGATTATTGAGCCTATCCGCGACCTTTATAAAGATGAAGTTCGCGCAATCGGTAAGAAGCTTGGACTTTCTGATGAACTTGTTATGCGTCATCCATTCCCGGGTCCTGGACTTTCTATCAACGTGCTTTGTAATGATGGCAAGCCGGATGCAAAGAATGAAGAAGAACTTCCTCTCGCACAGAAAGAACTTGATGAAATTAAGTTAGATATGTTCTGTGAAAAATGTCAGGCAGGTTTGAAGCGCAGTGTACTTCCTGTTCGCTCTGT
The Treponema bryantii DNA segment above includes these coding regions:
- the guaA gene encoding glutamine-hydrolyzing GMP synthase; protein product: MSREKIVVLDFGSQYAHLIAKRFRMLGYYSEIALPSAGLEAFENAKGIVFSGGPSSVYDEKIPEFNSEILNLDIPVLGLCYGHYIVQLGYNGKVGKGEVGEFGFATLRFADGVGGADSKCPLFKGIEGEQQVWMSHQDTVFQMGDGFEMVGNTKDCPFAATQNLAKKRFSLQFHCEVKDTPCGNQIFQNFADFCGMQKNWDQDTVLNIILENIKKDADGRNVLLFLSGGVDSTITFALLNKALGQDRVLGLHIDNGFMRKNESHNVAEAYRKFGFTNFIVEDASESFLKAIAGLTDPQKKRMAVGENFITVRNEVTARQNLDDSWLLAQGTLYPDIIESGGTKNSHTIKTHHNRVAGIQELIAKGLIIEPIRDLYKDEVRAIGKKLGLSDELVMRHPFPGPGLSINVLCNDGKPDAKNEEELPLAQKELDEIKLDMFCEKCQAGLKRSVLPVRSVGVQGDFRTYRFPALLTFADEGNGFYHFPDKREKIEACSSTITNAAKYINRTCIKLYQKPGIADSDLKIQEGYCDRRRLDQLREVDNIVLTELHKSGWYDKIFQHLTIDLPYASSADHATFVLRPVISEDVMTARFAMLPKDLLETIVHKISELPFVDALYFDATNKPPATFGWE